DNA sequence from the Lysinibacillus sp. OF-1 genome:
ATTAATTGGCGCATTTGCATTATATAGTTGGTGTAATTTGCTTGTTTTACAAGATAAAACAGTCAAAAGTTTAGGGTTTCAAGTAGCACGGGCACGCTTACTGATTGCCGCTGTCGCTGTTCTATTAGCGGCTGTTTCAGTTGTTGTGGCTGGAGTTATTTCGTTTGTGGGGCTATTAGTACCTCATATTGCACGCAGATTGGTTGGGCATGACCATCTTGTGCTTATTCCTTTTACAGCACTTGCTGGTGCCTTATTAATTTTAGTAGCAGACACGATTGGCCGGACAATTATTGCACCTATTGAAATTCCAGCCTCTACCATTATGGCAATCATAGGTGGTCCATTCTTAATATTCTTATTACGAAAAGAGTGACGAAATATGGATATACAAGACATCATTGTATCGCATGATAATACACGTAACCATTTAAATGGTGTTTCAACAACGATTGTCCAAGGGAAAATTACGACAATCATTGGCCCAAATGGCTGTGGGAAATCTACATTATTAAGTGTTATCTCTCGCCTTCATTCACCTAAATCAGGGACTGTCTCGTTAGAAAATAAAGATTTACTGCACTATAAGCCGAAAGAATTTGCTAAAAAACTGGCCATTGTGTATCAACAAAATGACATACCGAGAGATTTAACGATTGAAAAACTAGTTGGGTTTGGTCGTTTGCCACACCAAACAATGCTAAAAAAGAATCACGATGAGGACTCAAAAGCCATTGAATGGGCACTTGTCTGTACAAATTTACAGCATAAAGGTACAACAAGTTTAGAGGCGTTATCAGGTGGAGAGCGGCAGCGAGTGTGGATTGCTATGGCATTAGCACAACAGTCAGAAATATTATGTTTAGATGAGCCTACAACCTATTTGGATATATACTATCAAATAGAATTGCTAGAACTTGTGAAAACATTAAACGAGCAGCATGGTTTAACGATTATCATGGTACTACATGATATTAATCAAGCCATTCGCTATAGCGACCATATTATTTTGATGAAGGAAGGTCAAATTTTTGCAGAGGGTGTGCCACGTGATGTGATTACGAAAGATATGATTAAAGAAGTGTATGGAGTGGATGCAATCTTTAATGAAGATAAACAGCTTGGCTATTATATGATGCCAATGGGAATATAAGAAGGTAATCCGATGAAGAAGAAAGTATCCAAGTTGCTAACACTGCTATATTTAGGCATATTTTTATTTTCTGTTTTTTCACTTGCAAAGTATCTATATACGTACTACGAAACGTCAAAATCATTAAAAGAAGTACAGGATATTTATCAGGCCACATTAGCAGCTAATGAAGAACAACCAGCAGAACAAATCGAGGAGACAGAAACAACAAATGATGTATCAGCATTCACTATACGACCACAGTTCCTTGATTTATTGGCGATTAATCCTCAAATTATTGGGTGGATTTCAGTAGACGGAACAAAGCTGAATAATCCAATTTTACAAGCTGACAATAATGACTATTATTTAAATCATAACTTTAAAAATAAGGAGAGTCGTGCAGGCAGTGTTTTTATGGATTATCGAAATCAAATACTAGACATGAACAAAAATACGATTTTATATGGTCATGCCATGAAGAACGAGACGATGTTCGGTAGTTTAAAAAATTACTTAAAGCAAGACTATGCAGATGAGCATCCCATCCTATATCTTGATACCTTATATGAGGGCTATGATATTGAGGTTTTTGCTGCATATGAGACGACGATTGATTTCTATTATATTGAGACCGACTTTGCCAACAATGAAGCTTACCAAAACTTTATAGAGGAGATACAACAGCGATCTTCTATTCAGATGAATGTCGATCTAAGTCCAGACGATAAAATTTTGACGTTATCTACTTGTAAGGATGCGGTTTTAAGTGACGACCATCGCTTTGTCGTGCAAGGCAAGTTAGTCAAGCGTTGAGGGGAAGAAATGTAAAGGGTGAACCTTTAAGCTTGTTGGCAAGAATAGCTCCAACCTTGATTTTTCACAGCGAGTTGGAGCTTGCCTTCATCTCATTGTCACCTCTTCATATTTAAACCTTCATAAAAGCTTATATCAGTAGACAGAATGATCTCTACTGTCTGAAAGGATGTACCGATAATTTGGATATCCTTTTTTATTTTTAAAATTACTTGACGTAACTTGATTATTAATATATAGTAAGTTACAGAAAGTAATTGATCGCTTTTCGTAATCATAATGTTTAACCAATCGAGTAACTACAAATGTTTATCCAATTCTGTTTTGGGTAACATAAATACTGTAGTTGCTTCATATTTTAAAATATATCTCGAAATCGAGATAAAATCAACTTATTTGGAGGAATTTATAATGGCAAAATGGAACATTGATTTAGGACACTCAGCAGTAAACTTTCAAGTAAAACACATGATGGTATCAAAAGTTAAAGGCGTATTTGATAGCTATTCAGCTGATATTGAAGCGACAGACCTTGCAGACTTAACAACTGCTAACATTAACTTTACAATTGATCCAGCGAGTATTAATACACGTAGTGAAGATCGTGATAATCATTTAAAAGCAGAAGATTTCTTTGATGCTGAAAAATATCCAACAATTACATTTAAATCGACAAACATTGCTAAAAAAGCAGGAGATGAATATGCAGTAACTGGTGATTTAACAATTAAAGGCGTGACAAAGTCCGTAACGTTTGATACAGAATTCAATGGAAAAGGTACAAATCCATGGGGACAAGAAGTATATGGTTTTGAAGCTGAAACAACAATCAATCGTGAAGACTTTGGCCTAACTTGGAACGCAGCGTTAGAAACGGGTGGGGTTCTTGTTGGAAAAGATATTAAAGTAACTGTTGAATTAGAAATAAACCCAGCTTAAAAATAGATGATAGAGCATGCTTGAAGTAATTTTCAAGCATGCTTTTTATATAGAAAAATATAGACGTTTTTTAGTTAATCATTCTAGTAATGCTATTCTGTTAGAAATTACCATCAAATAAGTTTCTTGCATATTTTTAGTAATTACTGCATATAAATCATCATATTGTTTTTGGGGGCGATAGGATGAATGTATTAGTGACAGGTGGCTATGGTTTTATTGGCAGTGCCGTAGGTAGGCGTTTTTTCGAAGAAGGTGCAACAATTTATATTATTGATAATTTAAGTACGGGTCATTTACGAAATGTTGACTTTGAGCATAAATCCTATCTTTTAAATGTAGAGGATGAGGTTTGTGAGCATCTTTTTAAAGAAATACATTTTGATGTAGTCATCCATTGTGCGGCACAAACGAGCGTACAACAATCCATCCAAGAGCCAGTAAAGGATATTTTGACAAATATCGTTGGGCTAAGCCAAATGCTTTTTTTAGCTTCTAAGTATAATGTACAGCATTTTGTTTTTGCTTCGTCAGCATCGGTGTATGGAGATAGTCATTATCCGCCATTAGAAGAAACAGATGTCTGTGAACCGATATCTATGTATGGACTCAATAAGAGCATTGGGGAAACCTACTGTGAGAAATGGCATAAAGATTATCGTTTACCTATTCTCATCTACAGATTTGCTAATGTTTTTGGTCCAAGGCAACAAATGCAGGGGGAAGCAGCAGTGATCCCAAGTATGCTAAAAAGCAGTATGGCAGGCAAGCCTTTTACGATTTATGGTGACGGTGAACAAACACGAGATTTCATTTATGTCGATGATATTGCAGATGCTATTTACGCTGGTGTATCTGCCCGTTTGCAAGGCACGTATAATGTATCCACAAATGAAGCTTGGTCTATTCACCAAGTCATCTTACTGCTGCAACATTTAAATCACCCACTTGAAATTCAATATGCCCCTGCACGAGAAGGAGATATCGAACATTCATTTTTAAATAACGACAAATTAGCCAAGGCCATTGGCTGGAGGCCAAAAACTTCTTTTGCAGAAGGAATCGAACGTACATTGCATGCATTACAAAATGAAAAACTAGCAGAAATTCAACAAAATAGTGGCTAAAGGGCATTTAAATTATGTAGGCATATTACATCGTGTAATATGTCTTTTTCTATGTCTATAGTATAATAATTCATTAAAGAAATGGTTGTGGACGGAGGCTTATTGATGCTTGTAGATTTTAGAGTGAAAAATTGTTTAAGTTATAAAGATGATACGTTATTTTCAATGGTAGCGGGCAGCCGTCTGCGAAAATGGAAGGATACTCATACCATTCAATTTGATTCACTTCGACTTGTGAAAAGTGCATTTATTTTTGGACCAAATGGTAGTGGGAAATCCAATCTTTTTACGGCTATTAAAGTATTACGTACTTTGCTTTTTAATTTTGAAAATTTAAATAATGTTAAGCAGTTACGTTTACCCTATCAACCGTTTAAGTTAGGAAGACAGCAGGGCACACCAACAGAGTTTATGATATCGCTTTTTTTAGATGGTGCTCTTTATGATTATGAAATACAGTACAATGCTTCTCAAGTTCTCTATGAGCGTCTTGTGAAGACGAACAAGTTGCAAAAAGAAGAGCTGTTTGTCAGACAATGGGATGGTACACAATATTCATATGAAACAGCTCAAACGAGTGCACAGGAGCTGACAAAATATACACGTAACAATACGGCCTTTTTGTCTGTCTTGCATGTTTTTAATGATTCAGATGCTTTAAAGATATTCGATTGGTTTTTACATAAAATTCTATTTCTTGATGAAGCAAATCGGTTATCAAGTCATCCTCTAATTCGTAAACTTGAAGAGAAGCCCTTTAAAAAAGAAGTGATCAAACTCCTTAAAATTGCAGACCTATCCATTCAAGATGTCACGGCCAGACGTGTGGAACGTCGAGAGAAAAATACAATTGGTTATGAGTATGAATCGTCTGAGGTGATTCAAGAAGTAGATATTGACCTACATTACTTATCATTTGATGAAGCAGGTGCACCGATAGGAACGGAAACGATTAATTGGACAATGGATTCGAAAGGCACAGTACGAATGCTACATTTAGCATGCGTGATGGTGGATGCTTATAATAAAGGAAAAACGATTTTTATAGACGAATTCGATACGGCATTCCATGTGTCGATTTGTGAGTTTTTAATGGCCATTATGAACAGCAAACGCAATCGAAATAATCAATTTATCGTGACAAGTCATGAAATAGAATTGCTAGATCAGCCATTGCGTTCAGATCAAATTTGGTTTGTTAATAAAAGCTTTAAAAATGAATCAGAGCTTTACTCTTTATTTGATTTTGCAGATTTACAAAAGAAGCGTGGAGATCTTTCTTATGCGAAACGCTATATAAAAGGTGAGTTTGGTGCAATGCCTGTTATCAATGAGTATTTATCTGAACAATATTTAGAAGAAGCGGAGGTATCTGAGCCTTGAGAGTACGTCAACAAGGGAGCCGAACACTGCGTAAAACGATTTTAATTTATTGTGAAGGTGAGACAGAACGTATTTATTTTGAACAAATGCGTATATTAAAGCGCTCTAAAATGGTTAGTGTCAAAATAAAAAACGTTAAACGTTCAGCTATTAAGCTTGCTCAACATGCTTATCGAGATTCCAGCTATCAATATTTTGATGAGGTTTGGATTGTTTTTGATAAGGATGACTTAACCGAAAAGCAATTAGAGGAAGTCAATCAATTTTGCGAGGAAAAAAATATTCGCATTGCCTATACCAATGAAGCATTTGAATTGTGGCTACTCCTGCATTTTGAGGAAGTCGACAGTTCAGAAAAGTATCCTCGTGCTGTCTTGAATGACAAGATGGAACAGCATCTTGGCGTAAGTCGTTATTTCCGTCACAAGGCAGATGAATCCATTATTGCCCCCATCGCATTACGACATGAGGTAGCGATTAAAAATTGTACAGACATGATGGCTCTTCGAAAGACGGAGAGCCGCGACAACCCTTACTGTAACATACATGAAATGATACGATACATATTTTAAGCGTGAGTAGGTTTTCTATTTCCAAATAGAGACCTGCTTTTTTATTTTTACACAATGCATTGTCGAAATGAAAGCATGTTTATTTTTCCAAAACATATAGTGTATATGGAGCGAAAGTAGTAAATAGATGAAAGGGGATTGTGTGGATAACTCAAAGTCGAATCAACGCAAAAATCTAGAGGAGAATGCCAAGGATCAGCAACTAGAGCCATTCCGTGTCGAGAATGAAGGCACGAGAATGACAACCAATCAGGGGCTAAGGGTGTCCAATGATGAGGATTCGCTTAAGGCAGGCGTTCGTGGGCCAACAATTATGGAGGATTTTCATCTTAGAGAAAAAATTACCCATTTTGATCATGAACGTATTCCAGAGCGCGTCGTACATGCCAGAGGTTTTGCAGCACATGGCGAGTTTGAATTGTATGAATCCATGGCAGAGTATACGAAGGCGAAATTTTTGCAGGATCCGAAAAAGAAAACACCTGTGTTTGTCAGGTTTTCAACAGTGGTAGGGAGCTTAGGATCGATGGACACAGCTCGTGATGTACGCGGATTTGCAACGAAATTTTATACGGATGAAGGAAATTATGATTTAGTCGGTAATAATATTCCTGTCTTTTTTATTCAGGATGCCATTAAGTTTCCCGATTTAATTCATGCCGTAAAGCCTGAGCCACACAATGATATGCCACAAGCAGCCTCTGCACACGATACCTTTTGGGATTTTGTAGCCAATAATCAGGAAATTGCGCATATGGTGATGTGGGTGATGTCTGACCGTGCCATTCCGCGAAGCTTTCGTATGATGGAAGGTTTCGGCGTGCATACATTCCGCTTCGTCAATGACAAGGGAAGATCGAGATTTGTCAAATTCCATTGGAAGCCTGTACTCGGTGTACATTCTCTTGTTTGGGATGAAGCCCAGATAATTGCTGGGAAGGACCCCGATTTTCAGCGACGGGATTTATGGGAAGCCATCGAAATTGGCGATTATCCAGAGTTTGAGTTAGCTGTCCAAATTCTTGAACCTGAAGATGAATTTAAATTTGATTTTGATATTTTAGATGCGACAAAGCTTTGGCCAGAGGAAATAGTGCCAGTGAAGAAGATTGGCAAAATGACCTTAAATCGTAATGTGGATAATGTCTTTGCTGAAACAGAGCAAGTTGCCTTCCACCCAGGTAGCGTTGTACCAGGCATAGACTTTACGAATGATCCCCTGTTACAGGGACGATTATTTTCATACTTAGACACACAGTTAATCCGTCTAGGTGGACCAAACTTTGCAGAAATCCCCATTAATCGACCGATTTGCCCAGTGCATAACAATCAGCGGAATGGCTTTAGTCGACAGACCATTAATTTAGGAAGAGTGAGTTATCATAAAAATTCGCTGGCTAATAATACACCCGCCACTTCTACTGCAAGGGAAGGGGGATATGTTCATTATGAGGAAAAGGTTGAGGGACGCATCACAAGAGCGCGCAGTAAATCCTTTGATGATCATTTTTCACAAGCACGACTCTTTTGGAACAGTATGTCCCCGCCTGAAAAACAACATATTATAGAGGCATTTAGCTTCGAGGTAGGAAAAGTGAAGAGTAAATCAGTTCGTCAGCAAGTTGTGGATATGTTTGTCCATGTAGATAAAGCAATGGCTACAACAGTGGCAGACAATGTTGGCGTTAATCGCCCTACAGGAGAACAGTCCAAGGTCACAGCCTCCTCACCAGCACTTAGTCAAGCCAATACCATTAAATTGCCTTACACACTTAAGGTCGGAGTCTTAATTGGCGATGGCTTTGATGCAAATGAGGTCGGTGAAGTATTGAAATATTTAACAAGGCAAGGTGTACGCTACAGCATTATCTCCGATCGACTAGGTGTTGTGACAGGGAATAATGGGGTTCAATTAACGGCTACTGACACATTTATCACAACCGATGCTGTATTATTCGACTCGTTATATGTTGTTGGGGTAAAGGCAAGCAATCAAGCGAAATTCAATACTTATATCGTCAATTATATCAATGAAGCATATCGTCACTTTAAGCCAATAGGATTTGCTGCTACTGGCACAACTTTCTTCAATATGTCCAATGCAAACGTAGGCCCTGGCATTGTGTTAGCAACAGGTAACAAGGATTTCGCTAAAAAGTTCGTAGCAGCCATTGCCCAGCAACGATTTTGGCAACGAAATATCTATTAAATAGATCGGTGAGTAGTGAATACTTTCAGAACGAAGAGAAATACTCGCGGAACGGAGAGAAATACTCGCGGAACGAAGAGAAATACTCGCGGAACGAAGAGAAATACTCGCGGAACGAAGAGAAATACTCGCGGAACGAAGAGAAATACTCGCGGAACGGAGAGAAATACTCGCGGAACGGAGAGAAATACTCGCGGAACGAGAAGTGAAATACTCGCGGAACGGAGTGAAAACTCTCGGAACGAGAAGTGAAATACTCACAAAAGGTAAGTAAATATTGTGCATGTCAAAAGGCCTTTCATTGAATGAGAGGCTTTTCCTCTGTCTGTCATTGCATTCAAATTTTGCGAATGATATGGTGATACATGAGGTGAAAATTATGGAAAAATTTGATATTGCTATCATTGGAGCGGGACCAGGTGGTTATGTGGCTGCCATACATGCAGCGAAACATGGCAAAAAGGTTGCTCTCATCGAACGGGATAAGCTAGGGGGAGCCTGTTATAATGTTGGCTGCATTCCTTCAAAAATTTTATTAGAGCATAGTAAGCTTGTACAGGAAATTAAACGAGGGACGAGCTGGGGAATTGCAGTGCCTCAAGTGGAAATTCATTTTCCTCGATTGATGCAGCGAAAAGATACAATTATTCAAGAGCTGTTAAACAATATTGAGCACTATATTGTCAGCAATCAGATTACTTTATATCGTGGTGAGGCCTCTGTCGCAAAGGATTTAACGATTACAATTGGGAATGAGACGATAATGGCTACAGATATTATTTTAGCGACAGGCAGTAAACCATTTGTCCCCCCATTTGAGGGTTTAGCAACTTCGACCTATTTTACAACGGATACATTTTTTGATATAGACGAGTTACCAGC
Encoded proteins:
- a CDS encoding ABC transporter ATP-binding protein; protein product: MDIQDIIVSHDNTRNHLNGVSTTIVQGKITTIIGPNGCGKSTLLSVISRLHSPKSGTVSLENKDLLHYKPKEFAKKLAIVYQQNDIPRDLTIEKLVGFGRLPHQTMLKKNHDEDSKAIEWALVCTNLQHKGTTSLEALSGGERQRVWIAMALAQQSEILCLDEPTTYLDIYYQIELLELVKTLNEQHGLTIIMVLHDINQAIRYSDHIILMKEGQIFAEGVPRDVITKDMIKEVYGVDAIFNEDKQLGYYMMPMGI
- a CDS encoding YceI family protein, giving the protein MAKWNIDLGHSAVNFQVKHMMVSKVKGVFDSYSADIEATDLADLTTANINFTIDPASINTRSEDRDNHLKAEDFFDAEKYPTITFKSTNIAKKAGDEYAVTGDLTIKGVTKSVTFDTEFNGKGTNPWGQEVYGFEAETTINREDFGLTWNAALETGGVLVGKDIKVTVELEINPA
- a CDS encoding catalase, which gives rise to MKGDCVDNSKSNQRKNLEENAKDQQLEPFRVENEGTRMTTNQGLRVSNDEDSLKAGVRGPTIMEDFHLREKITHFDHERIPERVVHARGFAAHGEFELYESMAEYTKAKFLQDPKKKTPVFVRFSTVVGSLGSMDTARDVRGFATKFYTDEGNYDLVGNNIPVFFIQDAIKFPDLIHAVKPEPHNDMPQAASAHDTFWDFVANNQEIAHMVMWVMSDRAIPRSFRMMEGFGVHTFRFVNDKGRSRFVKFHWKPVLGVHSLVWDEAQIIAGKDPDFQRRDLWEAIEIGDYPEFELAVQILEPEDEFKFDFDILDATKLWPEEIVPVKKIGKMTLNRNVDNVFAETEQVAFHPGSVVPGIDFTNDPLLQGRLFSYLDTQLIRLGGPNFAEIPINRPICPVHNNQRNGFSRQTINLGRVSYHKNSLANNTPATSTAREGGYVHYEEKVEGRITRARSKSFDDHFSQARLFWNSMSPPEKQHIIEAFSFEVGKVKSKSVRQQVVDMFVHVDKAMATTVADNVGVNRPTGEQSKVTASSPALSQANTIKLPYTLKVGVLIGDGFDANEVGEVLKYLTRQGVRYSIISDRLGVVTGNNGVQLTATDTFITTDAVLFDSLYVVGVKASNQAKFNTYIVNYINEAYRHFKPIGFAATGTTFFNMSNANVGPGIVLATGNKDFAKKFVAAIAQQRFWQRNIY
- a CDS encoding RloB family protein, yielding MRVRQQGSRTLRKTILIYCEGETERIYFEQMRILKRSKMVSVKIKNVKRSAIKLAQHAYRDSSYQYFDEVWIVFDKDDLTEKQLEEVNQFCEEKNIRIAYTNEAFELWLLLHFEEVDSSEKYPRAVLNDKMEQHLGVSRYFRHKADESIIAPIALRHEVAIKNCTDMMALRKTESRDNPYCNIHEMIRYIF
- the srtB gene encoding class B sortase gives rise to the protein MKKKVSKLLTLLYLGIFLFSVFSLAKYLYTYYETSKSLKEVQDIYQATLAANEEQPAEQIEETETTNDVSAFTIRPQFLDLLAINPQIIGWISVDGTKLNNPILQADNNDYYLNHNFKNKESRAGSVFMDYRNQILDMNKNTILYGHAMKNETMFGSLKNYLKQDYADEHPILYLDTLYEGYDIEVFAAYETTIDFYYIETDFANNEAYQNFIEEIQQRSSIQMNVDLSPDDKILTLSTCKDAVLSDDHRFVVQGKLVKR
- a CDS encoding NAD-dependent epimerase/dehydratase family protein is translated as MNVLVTGGYGFIGSAVGRRFFEEGATIYIIDNLSTGHLRNVDFEHKSYLLNVEDEVCEHLFKEIHFDVVIHCAAQTSVQQSIQEPVKDILTNIVGLSQMLFLASKYNVQHFVFASSASVYGDSHYPPLEETDVCEPISMYGLNKSIGETYCEKWHKDYRLPILIYRFANVFGPRQQMQGEAAVIPSMLKSSMAGKPFTIYGDGEQTRDFIYVDDIADAIYAGVSARLQGTYNVSTNEAWSIHQVILLLQHLNHPLEIQYAPAREGDIEHSFLNNDKLAKAIGWRPKTSFAEGIERTLHALQNEKLAEIQQNSG
- a CDS encoding AAA family ATPase, which produces MLVDFRVKNCLSYKDDTLFSMVAGSRLRKWKDTHTIQFDSLRLVKSAFIFGPNGSGKSNLFTAIKVLRTLLFNFENLNNVKQLRLPYQPFKLGRQQGTPTEFMISLFLDGALYDYEIQYNASQVLYERLVKTNKLQKEELFVRQWDGTQYSYETAQTSAQELTKYTRNNTAFLSVLHVFNDSDALKIFDWFLHKILFLDEANRLSSHPLIRKLEEKPFKKEVIKLLKIADLSIQDVTARRVERREKNTIGYEYESSEVIQEVDIDLHYLSFDEAGAPIGTETINWTMDSKGTVRMLHLACVMVDAYNKGKTIFIDEFDTAFHVSICEFLMAIMNSKRNRNNQFIVTSHEIELLDQPLRSDQIWFVNKSFKNESELYSLFDFADLQKKRGDLSYAKRYIKGEFGAMPVINEYLSEQYLEEAEVSEP